TACCATGTCCTATATTCTCTTATTTATGAAACACCGTCTATGAAAAAGGTCGTTAAATCTTAAATATAGACTGAATTATATAAATGTCATATTTAGAGTAATTGACACGGTACCCCCTTGTAATACGCTAAAAAACAAAGAGGAAGGATATCGTCAAGTATCAATGTTAAACCGAGGCAaggaatgaaatttataattaatcatCAACGTTGATATCGGGTAAAAAAATGCTGTTTCTCGGTCTTTGAACCATTTAAACACATGTTAATCTAACATGCACGAGGATAACCATTCCTAGGTGAgatcctcgtcgtcgtcgctgGGACCACCTGTCGGGCAACACAAACCCTCTGATCCGTCGCTTCTTATACAGAATAACAAAGTTTCGGCTGGTGTTACTTCATGGGGCACGATCCCATGGAATTCTTTCAAATCGGCCGCTGGGAACCAGGCCTTCTCGTTATCCTCGATTATCAGTATTCCAAAAAGTCTAAATCGAGGAATAAATCGTTTACGtgtgaaaatatgaaaatacttaatttattttgattatcTACTGACTGAGATCTTTTGCTGAAAACGATACCTAGTTTATAGGCTAATAaggtattaaataaataaataaataaataaaaaatgaaaaaggaatACTTAGCGAATAGCTTTCATTAGAATCGTTATATTAATAACAGAGCAATGAGGGATATAGGGTTCAGTCactaaagggttaaattattttcaacagGATGAGTATGTTAAGTAGGTTGAGTAGAGTGAGTACCTGCAAATAGCAACTGCAGGAATCCAAAGAACAGAGGCAAGAATAAGAAGACCAATGAGACCAATGGACCACATGGGCCACTCGTGCTTCTCTGTGATACCTTTGCTGGCAACCCAAGCTGGATAACCACTTCCATCGACAAGGATTTCCACGACCGAGGCAACTAAAATGCTCAGCATGGCTAATGGACTGAGATATTTCCAACAGATTAGCCAATAAAGGCCTGGACGGTTGCCAGTCATCAGTTCGATATCATCGGCGAATCTATGAAACCCATAATTATGATGATTCGAATGATCCTGTGTACATATATATTgttgataataaatatatttgcaTACCTCTTTAGACCGTACACGTATGATACTGCGATGCATTCGAAGAAGGCGATAATCAGCAGAGGAAAGTTTCCACTGAAATTGTCGAACAGTACAAAAACATAGCTACCAGCACCATGGGCGAATGCCATTGAAATCACGCAACAAACCAAACAAATACCACCTATTTTGTGAACGAAACGAAACCTGTCAAGTGAATTTAAATTGCGCGAAGAAGAATTTTATTGAGTCTCACCGACCTGTAAGGATCTCTTTTCGAAGGTTGGGAAATAATTTCATGTCCACGATACTCGTGACTACACCCTCGAGGGTACCAAACTGTGAATCAATGCCCAATGTGAACAACATCAGGAAGAATAACACGGACCAAAATTGGGCACCCGGAAATTGATTGATTGCTTCCGTGAATATGATAAACGCTAAGCCTGTACCTGATGCTGACTGCAATATAAAttcgaattaaaaatataatgggcGATTTAAATATTTGGTAACAGAACcggattaagatttctggAGTCCCGGGACTATTGAACCTTCAAGGGCCTCTTTGGTCGATAAACttggttcaaaaattaaaattaaaaaatgaagaaatttaaCCCCATGCAAAGTAGGAGACAGGGTTGTAAGCACCCCGCTTGGGGTGAAGCCACCACCTAAAGCGATCCTCGGCGTCGGCAATGTTGAGGAGGTTCAGGGGGCCATGGCACTTTGAGTGCACGACATTGAGGAGCCCCGAAAGTGTTCTTCCGAGTTCCCGGGGCTTTCCTCGCAACGCCCGGAGATGGTCGTCGCGATGGCCCCCGCCAGCATTGCAGTGTGTGTCCTTTGAAGATTTCCACCACGTAAACAAAAAAGGGGGCTCTAGGTACTCTTAAATCTTCCCTTAATCCGGCGCTGTTTGCTAAGTAATTCACGGACTCACATTATCTAATTCTTTTTGAAGATCACATTCAGGTAATTCTGGCATGATTAAATTGTCCAACGTTCCATTTCCTGTGGTGATGTTTAAGAGTGTTCCACCGATTGGTATATCGTCTGGAATTTTATCAATCTGACcaaaaatattcattaaagTAGAATTTCTTTCTGATAAACAACGTTCGTAAACCAAGGTAGCTTTGAACCctagaaattttatataaatggaTATTTATGTGTCTTATTTAATATTTgtgatttaaccctttcgctactaTGAGTGACTATTATATTGGTATGAcaattagaattaaaaatttctcattgcaaatgaaattatttgatttatatTCGAATATTggattttataatttaatatcaaaCTGTATAAGTATAGCTTCTGAAAGGGTTAAGATGAAAAGAGCGACATCATAATTACCGATGATAGAGAATACCACGATCCCAGCGAACATCGAAGTGAAACAATTTGTCAAACTAACCATAATGGCATCTcgataacaattattatttacggGGTTGTAAGAAGAAAATGCGATCAGACCTCCAAACGCCAAACCAAGGGAAAAGAATATTTGTGTGCCCGCTTCTAACCAGACCACAGGATCGGTTAATTTCCACCACTAAACAAATTAATCGAGTATTGTAAGCGAAAATTTTGTTAAGGTagcttttaaatatttttcagctgaacgtgttaattaaagAGCTACcataataaatgtaatagaTCACCTTTGGAGTAAAAAGATGTCGCAGACCGTCAGACATTCCCTTCAAAGTAACACcgcgaaagaagaaaataattaaaactatATACGGAAATGTGGCA
This region of Osmia bicornis bicornis chromosome 5, iOsmBic2.1, whole genome shotgun sequence genomic DNA includes:
- the LOC114876889 gene encoding sodium-dependent neutral amino acid transporter B(0)AT3, with translation MANTAHLVRRQSSRDLKPQKSVDKLEMKEMRGRLVVDNRKNITTANYGATNAAFEDSSPNTKNKTGNGGGVSKLGSNEGKAIFRPEAGEDERENWDSKLTFLLATVGYAVGLGNVWRFPYLAQKNGGGAFLIPYFVMLAIEGIPIFYLELAIGQRLRKGAIGVWNQVSPYMGGIGISSAVVSFNVALYYNTIIAWCLFYFVQSFQSQLPWAECPNIYFQNGSYAPEPECVVSSPTQYFWYRTTLMISDDINTPELFNWKIALALVIAWILVYMCMIKGIASSGKVVYVTATFPYIVLIIFFFRGVTLKGMSDGLRHLFTPKWWKLTDPVVWLEAGTQIFFSLGLAFGGLIAFSSYNPVNNNCYRDAIMVSLTNCFTSMFAGIVVFSIIGFKATLVYERCLSERNSTLMNIFGQIDKIPDDIPIGGTLLNITTGNGTLDNLIMPELPECDLQKELDNSASGTGLAFIIFTEAINQFPGAQFWSVLFFLMLFTLGIDSQFGTLEGVVTSIVDMKLFPNLRKEILTGGICLVCCVISMAFAHGAGSYVFVLFDNFSGNFPLLIIAFFECIAVSYVYGLKRFADDIELMTGNRPGLYWLICWKYLSPLAMLSILVASVVEILVDGSGYPAWVASKGITEKHEWPMWSIGLIGLLILASVLWIPAVAICRLFGILIIEDNEKAWFPAADLKEFHGIVPHEVTPAETLLFCIRSDGSEGLCCPTGGPSDDDEDLT